The following coding sequences lie in one Eremothecium sinecaudum strain ATCC 58844 chromosome IV, complete sequence genomic window:
- the CAB2 gene encoding phosphopantothenate--cysteine ligase CAB2 (Syntenic homolog of Ashbya gossypii AGR391W; Syntenic homolog of Saccharomyces cerevisiae YIL083C (CAB2)), with protein sequence MIPRAIHTSITQVDRAIDRELDSSLYPLAAADDEDNYFLTNPPPDYLDEFVEQAKDFIRYQKNKGRNRVVLVTSGGSTVPLENNTVRFIDNFSAGTRGASSAEQFLYNGYSVIFLHREFSLTPFNRSFTHDKDVNFLDYFDLEGKVAEPYRERIMHNKSLYEKYYREEKRLLLLPFTTVNQYLWSLKELAQLMNNEGSLFYLAAAVSDFFVPSSRMPEHKIQSRDGTTAANKSNSSVNRQLVMNLDPVPKILRRLVETWASQAMIVSFKLETDPKILIKKAKQALDRYNHQLVIGNLLQTRNKEVVFVTEGNRDGDWIGLDGNPGVQIIEELIIPWVIKLHDQWLQKQSTLSN encoded by the coding sequence ATGATTCCAAGAGCTATTCACACGTCGATTACGCAGGTCGATCGGGCAATTGATCGGGAGCTGGATAGTAGCTTATATCCTTTAGCAGCTGCGGATGACGAAGATAACTATTTTCTTACGAACCCACCGCCAGATTATTTGGACGAGTTCGTTGAGCAGGCTAAGGACTTTATTCGGTACCAGAAGAACAAAGGACGGAATCGTGTGGTTCTAGTGACGTCGGGAGGATCAACTGTACCTCTTGAGAACAACACAGTACGTTTTATTGACAATTTTTCTGCGGGAACTCGTGGAGCTTCTAGTGCCGAGCAGTTCCTTTATAATGGTTACTCTGTGATATTTCTCCACCGTGAGTTTTCCCTAACGCCTTTTAATAGGTCATTTACCCATGATAAGGATGTTAACTTCCTCGACTACTTTGACTTGGAAGGGAAGGTTGCAGAGCCCTACCGAGAGCGTATTATGCATAACAAAAGCCTATATGAGAAGTATTATCGCGAAGAAAAACGGTTGTTATTACTACCCTTTACTACTGTGAATCAGTACTTGTGGTCTTTAAAGGAGCTAGCGCAGTTGATGAATAATGAGGGTAGCTTGTTCTACTTGGCGGCAGCAGTTTCTGATTTCTTTGTCCCATCATCCAGAATGCCTGAGCACAAGATCCAGTCACGAGATGGGACGACTGCCGCTAACAAATCTAATTCTAGCGTTAATCGCCAGTTAGTTATGAACTTGGACCCTGTGCCAAAAATTTTGCGGCGTTTGGTTGAAACCTGGGCGTCGCAGGCGATGATAGTGTCATTCAAGCTAGAGACAGATCCGAAAATCTTGATTAAGAAAGCCAAGCAGGCGCTAGATCGATACAATCATCAGTTGGTTATTGGCAATCTTCTACAGACCAGAAACAAAGAAGTTGTGTTTGTGACTGAGGGTAACCGCGATGGAGACTGGATTGGACTAGATGGTAACCCAGGCGTGCAAATTATTGAAGAACTAATTATTCCTTGGGTTATCAAACTCCATGACCAGTGGCTTCAAAAACAAAGTACATTGAGTAATTGA
- the PUB1 gene encoding Pub1p (Syntenic homolog of Ashbya gossypii AGR390C; Syntenic homolog of Saccharomyces cerevisiae YNL016W (PUB1)): protein MSVEQATVQEQPEAKAVDVNVEGGSENVQTEVDEQLQVTPVLATKGGRETSDRILYVGNLDKDITEELLKQYFQVGGAIANVKVLVDKNNEEANYAFVEYHQPHDANVAFQTLDGKQIENNVIKINWAFQSQQVSSEDTFNLFVGDLNVDVDDETLSSTFKEFPTFIQAHVMWDMLSGRSRGYGFVSFGKQEEAQNAMDAKQGFNLNGRAIRINWASKREPQQQKQRPRSNRGGFRNNIPGHQQFRGPPPPPQVAMKGSPNAPGPMGMHPQGIPPQAHPVPPPVNPQALDNMLRRAPQRVTTAYIGNIPHFAQEPDLIPLLQNFGFIIDFKHYPEKGCCFIKYDTHEQAAVCIVALANFPFQGRNLKTGWGKEKPTFMPNGMVPPQHMQHQSQPHTPVEDTVDRVPEQFPETPDMSTPAEQEAQG from the coding sequence ATGTCAGTTGAACAAGCAACAGTACAAGAACAACCTGAGGCTAAGGCTGTTGATGTTAATGTAGAAGGTGGATCGGAAAATGTCCAAACTGAAGTTGATGAGCAGCTCCAAGTAACTCCTGTTTTGGCAACTAAGGGAGGTAGAGAGACTTCAGATCGTATCTTATATGTAGGCAATCTGGACAAAGATATTACTGAAGAGCTGTTAAAACAGTACTTCCAGGTGGGAGGCGCGATTGCAAATGTGAAAGTTTTGGTTGATAAAAATAACGAGGAGGCCAATTATGCTTTTGTTGAGTACCACCAGCCTCATGATGCTAACGTGGCTTTCCAGACACTAGATGGAAAGCAGATTGAAAACAACGTGATCAAGATAAACTGGGCATTCCAATCCCAGCAGGTATCTTCTGAGGACACCTTCAATTTATTTGTTGGCGATCTGAATGTTGATGTTGACGATGAAACTTTGAGCAGCACCTTTAAGGAGTTCCCCACTTTTATCCAAGCTCATGTGATGTGGGACATGCTTTCAGGCAGATCTCGCGGATATGGTTTCGTTTCCTTTGGAAAACAGGAGGAGGCCCAAAACGCAATGGATGCTAAACAGGGGTTTAACCTTAACGGTAGAGCGATCCGTATTAATTGGGCTTCGAAGCGTGAGCCACAGCAACAAAAGCAACGCCCTCGCTCTAACCGTGGTGGATTTAGGAATAACATTCCTGGACACCAACAATTCCGTGGCCCTCCTCCCCCACCACAGGTTGCAATGAAAGGGTCGCCTAATGCACCTGGGCCAATGGGAATGCATCCACAAGGTATTCCTCCTCAGGCACATCCCGTCCCTCCTCCAGTCAACCCTCAAGCCTTGGACAATATGCTCAGAAGAGCTCCACAAAGAGTTACTACTGCTTACATCGGAAATATTCCGCACTTCGCTCAGGAGCCCGATTTGATCCCATTGTTGCAAAATTTCGGCTTCATCATTGACTTCAAGCACTACCCTGAGAAAGGCTGCTGTTTCATCAAGTACGACACTCACGAGCAAGCTGCCGTTTGTATTGTAGCCTTAGCCAACTTCCCATTTCAGGGAAGAAACCTAAAGACTGGCTGGGGTAAGGAGAAACCTACCTTCATGCCAAATGGCATGGTTCCACCCCAACATATGCAACATCAATCACAACCACACACCCCTGTTGAAGATACAGTCGACAGAGTACCTGAGCAGTTCCCAGAAACACCAGATATGTCTACTCCAGCAGAACAAGAGGCTCAGGGATGA
- the AMS1 gene encoding alpha-mannosidase (Syntenic homolog of Ashbya gossypii AGR385C; Syntenic homolog of Saccharomyces cerevisiae YGL156W (AMS1)), whose product MSRRGEMEYRRFNLDPNFKPDKGIYESRLRQFIDATGEYSLLNLPKLYDKERVGIVKNFVEVQYYQIPYAKETSPVDPEKRPPWEEVINKDKNGEIQWTDVFVGQPFGPSWSTTWFKVDLFIPEEWVDSNEQLLFDWDCSNEGIVIDPETLLPYTAFSGNGERTEYLLPLGETNISFYIECGNNGMFGVGAGTAISPPDDNRFFQLRKADLVWPNWEARALYIDFWMLSDAARELQDSSWQKGRARQLANDVMNMFDPDDVSSVDRCRAYLKKHFYDSYTDDAAVYKQGNDNVVANVWAMGNCHIDTAWLWPFAETKRKIVRSWTSQCTIMNEYPEYQFVGSQAQQFKWLLEEHPRFFKEVLIPKVQQAQFFPIGGSWVENDTNIPNGESLCRQFLYGQRFFLKHFGFKSDIFWLPDTFGYSSQVPQICRISGIKRFLTQKLSWNNINSFPHSTFNWVGIDGTEVLTHMPPGNTYTASSHFGDVLRTAYQNKSSEVYPSGLMLYGYGDGGGGPTREMLDKMRRIRSMSNRNGNVIPKLEVGKTVKEFYDDILKKTNNGRTLPSWFGELYFEFHRGTYTTQAEVKRLMRLSEVKIHDLEWIATKTSILFPNEYQYPAKQIGELWENILLCQFHDVLPGTCIEMVYKYEAVPMLKTVVDTIEHLIADALEVLRGTHNNFEKIGTLQWDSKPPLVTTFFEPKVERTLYHASVLDDGKDITLSNRKLEVVISKKTGAITRLYDLIYQIEYLDLENGRNNLGANQFVIFDDKPLNWQAWDTELYSVNQYKYLSKVENVRIKDNSESICSVEIVIAISPTSKIVTTVYLRAVKEDLLDEAKVDITTKVHNWEETNKFLKVEFPVSVLNDFASYETQFGITKRPTHYNTSWDLAKFEVCQHKFADYSDFTKGVSILNDSKYGFSTHGNLMRLSLLRSSKAPDAHADMGNHKFKYAIYPHKGGLSSRSVKLGIQFNYRYKYSIPKDIAHQFKDFITIVGDPNVILSNIKRGEDDRLLNSDYALTETDTTFIVRVYEACGGESKATLLSNLYVKGVEQIDNLELETIRQMILTPPIESVYGRTGVQVHLRPFEVATYRFIV is encoded by the coding sequence ATGTCTCGCCGTGGTGAAATGGAATATAGGAGGTTCAATTTAGATCCAAACTTTAAACCCGATAAGGGTATCTATGAAAGCCGCCTTCGGCAGTTTATTGATGCTACTGGGGAATATAGTTTGTTGAATTTACCTAAACTCTATGATAAAGAGCGTGTAGGTATTGTAAAGAACTTCGTTGAAGTACAGTACTATCAAATTCCATATGCTAAGGAGACCTCCCCTGTTGACCCTGAAAAGAGGCCCCCTTGGGAGGAAGTGATAAACAAAGACAAAAACGGGGAAATCCAATGGACCGATGTATTCGTCGGTCAACCATTTGGCCCCAGCTGGTCTACTACCTGGTTTAAGGTTGATTTGTTTATACCTGAGGAGTGGGTTGATTCCAACGAGCAGCTATTGTTCGATTGGGATTGCTCCAATGAAGGAATTGTCATAGATCCTGAAACCTTGTTGCCTTATACTGCTTTCTCAGGTAACGGTGAAAGGACTGAGTACTTGCTTCCATTGGGAGAAACCAATATAAGCTTCTATATTGAGTGTGGTAACAACGGTATGTTCGGAGTTGGTGCCGGTACCGCGATTAGTCCCCCTGACGATAACAGATTTTTCCAGTTAAGAAAGGCCGACCTTGTTTGGCCCAATTGGGAAGCCAGGGCTTTGTATATTGACTTCTGGATGCTTTCCGATGCGGCCAGGGAGTTGCAAGACTCTAGCTGGCAGAAAGGCCGCGCAAGACAGTTGGCTAACGATGTCATGAATATGTTTGACCCAGATGATGTAAGCAGTGTTGACAGGTGTCGCGCATACCTCAAGAAGCATTTTTACGACAGCTACACTGACGATGCAGCTGTCTATAAGCAAGGTAACGACAACGTGGTTGCCAATGTTTGGGCTATGGGTAACTGTCACATTGATACTGCCTGGTTATGGCCCTTTGCAGAGACAAAACGTAAAATTGTACGTTCGTGGACATCTCAATGTACAATTATGAACGAGTATCCTGAATATCAGTTTGTTGGATCTCAGGCTCAGCAATTTAAATGGCTATTGGAGGAGCATCCTCGTTTTTTTAAGGAGGTTTTAATTCCAAAAGTCCAACAAGCTCAGTTCTTCCCGATTGGAGGATCGTGGGTTGAAAATGACACCAATATACCTAATGGAGAATCGTTATGCAGGCAGTTCTTGTATGGTCAGCGTTTTTTCCTGAAACATTTTGGCTTCAAAAGCGACATATTTTGGCTACCTGATACCTTTGGATATTCATCGCAGGTACCTCAGATTTGCCGCATATCTGGTATAAAAAGGTTCTTGACTCAAAAGCTGTCTTGGAACAATATCAACAGTTTCCCACATTCTACCTTCAATTGGGTTGGAATTGATGGCACTGAGGTCTTGACTCACATGCCGCCAGGTAATACCTACACTGCAAGCTCCCATTTTGGAGATGTACTTCGTACAGCATACCAAAATAAGTCTTCAGAGGTTTATCCCTCTGGATTAATGTTATACGGTTACGGCGACGGTGGCGGTGGTCCAACCAGAGAAATGCTAGATAAAATGAGGCGTATCAGGTCGATGAGCAATCGTAACGGTAATGTGATACCAAAGTTGGAGGTTGGTAAAACTGTGAAGGAATTCTATGAcgatattttaaaaaaaacCAACAATGGACGTACTTTGCCTTCCTGGTTTGGTGAATTGTACTTCGAGTTTCATAGAGGAACGTATACCACGCAAGCTGAAGTTAAGAGATTGATGAGGTTGTCTGAAGTTAAAATTCATGATTTGGAATGGATTGCAACAAAAACGTCGATTCTTTTCCCCAATGAGTATCAATATCCAGCCAAACAAATAGGAGAATTATGGGAAAATATTTTGTTATGCCAATTCCATGATGTTTTGCCAGGCACTTGTATTGAGATGGTATATAAATACGAAGCTGTGCCAATGCTTAAAACTGTAGTGGATACTATAGAGCATTTAATTGCTGATGCTTTGGAAGTTTTGAGGGGTACGCACaataattttgaaaagatAGGTACTTTACAATGGGATAGCAAACCACCTTTAGTCACTACGTTTTTTGAACCTAAAGTTGAGCGAACTCTGTATCATGCCAGTGTCCTTGATGATGGTAAAGATATTACCTTGTCCAACCGTAAACTAGAAGTTGTCATTTCTAAGAAAACCGGTGCCATAACCAGATTGTACGATCTGATCTACCAAATTGAATATTTGGATTTAGAAAATGGCAGAAATAATTTGGGTGCTAACCAATTTGTGATTTTCGATGATAAACCTCTAAACTGGCAAGCTTGGGACACTGAATTATACTCAGTAAACCAATATAAGTACTTGTCAAAGGTAGAGAACGTACGGATAAAAGATAACTCCGAGTCCATCTGTAGTGTAGAGATCGTCATTGCTATCTCTCCCACTAGTAAGATTGTAACCACTGTATACTTGAGGGCAGTTAAGGAGGACTTACTTGATGAAGCCAAGGTTGACATCACCACAAAAGTACACAATTGGGAGGAAACCAACAAATTCTTGAAGGTTGAATTCCCAGTTAGTGTCTTAAACGATTTTGCCTCCTATGAAACACAATTTGGTATCACCAAAAGACCAACGCATTACAATACCTCATGGGATTTGGCGAAGTTTGAGGTCTGCCAACACAAGTTTGCCGACTATAGCGACTTTACCAAAGGTGTTTCCATATTAAACGACTCGAAATACGGCTTTTCAACTCATGGAAACTTAATGCGGTTGTCGTTGCTTCGCTCTTCTAAGGCTCCCGATGCACACGCAGATATGGGAAATCATAAGTTTAAATATGCCATATACCCCCACAAAGGTGGTCTATCTTCACGTTCAGTCAAATTAGGAATCCAATTCAACTATCGTTATAAATACAGTATTCCTAAGGACATTGCCCACCAATTCAAAGATTTCATTACCATAGTCGGTGATCCTAATGTCATATTGTCCAATATAAAACGTGGTGAAGATGACCGCCTATTAAATTCAGATTATGCATTGACAGAGACTGATACCACCTTTATTGTAAGGGTGTATGAAGCTTGCGGTGGTGAATCCAAGGCAACTTTGCTAAGCAATTTATATGTGAAAGGAGTCGAGCAAATCGATAACCTAGAATTAGAAACAATTAGGCAAATGATCTTAACTCCTCCAATTGAAAGTGTATATGGAAGAACAGGAGTTCAAGTCCATTTGAGACCTTTTGAAGTAGCAACTTACAGATTCATTGTTTGA
- the YFH1 gene encoding ferroxidase (Syntenic homolog of Ashbya gossypii AGR387C; Syntenic homolog of Saccharomyces cerevisiae YDL120W (YFH1)), producing MLKNTCYRAIASRNLHRSICTIPRLSFVAVRLVPNQRSNARTSIVQRLHYSQTSTNKPIDPNELNKMPSHLYEEKAEEFLNSLLDKLEELAEQHPEAVSDVEYSQGVLTIVAPNVGTYVVNKQPPNKQIWLSSPISGPNRYNYYEDEWLSLRDSTNLRSILAEELSKSIKGHKIVL from the coding sequence ATGCTGAAGAACACCTGCTACAGAGCTATAGCATCCAGAAACCTACATAGAAGCATCTGTACTATTCCAAGACTTTCTTTTGTCGCTGTCCGCCTAGTACCAAACCAACGTTCCAATGCACGCACAAGCATTGTCCAACGACTACACTACTCCCAGACCTCTACTAACAAACCTATCGATCCAAATGAGCTGAATAAGATGCCATCTCATCTTTACGAAGAAAAAGCGGAGGAATTTTTAAACTCTCTGCTGGACAAGCTGGAGGAACTCGCTGAACAGCACCCGGAAGCCGTTTCCGACGTCGAATATTCTCAAGGAGTTCTCACCATAGTCGCTCCTAACGTTGGAACTTATGTAGTCAACAAGCAGCCACCTAACAAGCAGATATGGCTTTCATCGCCCATATCTGGCCCTAATCGGTACAATTATTACGAAGATGAGTGGCTTTCTCTACGGGATTCAACAAATCTACGTTCAATTCTGGCAGAGGAGCTTTCCAAATCGATAAAGGGTCACAAAATAGTATTGTAA
- the UBP1 gene encoding ubiquitin-specific protease UBP1 (Syntenic homolog of Ashbya gossypii AGR389C; Syntenic homolog of Saccharomyces cerevisiae YDL122W (UBP1)): MSSLQERGLKDFISICGEKSVNGTIILLVLTSLLLLLNCNYYICGTLDSFRRFAVYYTREFKHKMLGRWPPRSAVEEDWVIKRGGYVGGLANDGNTCFMNSVLQSLASSKHLLKFLDEEIIGAVEATEDIEIEEKAPVEDSVSEKDQNIQNRTVKGRKKIYGRQARRQRSSSESNEDPSARKIDFSLSLKELMDVLNAKHYRNRPYFKTKKLLKTMSKAPNKNILLGYNQEDAQEFFQTILSEIEKDHRSVHGKPSKDNQSVPADLLPESAIMASEHLDRIGTVYIPTEQIQPNSVLEDETKHYTPFRLITPLDGITAERIGCLQCGENGGIRYSLFSGLSLNLPNENIGSTIKLTDLLRSWIEPEIIEGVECNRCALTAVHEHLVEKMNALEKTGDSTVSNKLRTLLKSRIGQLDAILSKPVIDDEDYKKLHTENMVRKCSKSKQILIARPPPLLSIHINRSVFDPHTFMIRKNNSRVLFKTRLNLMPWCCDINAMNLDARLPMSNKANCEPEESSDDEITDGEYYSSLHQKFQAEFEEDDDEEEDDDAEEKETYIQPANNRDVHNYDPLGGENIFSSEDEDADISLPVDSLGNIIKNPSALSLDDLPSDENIEDASEADILEKPDNDDEDRQSSDDREGAEPSENFPLPPAPECSAGVSVSSGPVGPLTYSLRSVIVHYGSHNYGHYIAFRKFRGVWWRISDETVYIVTEAEVLSTPGVFMLFYEYDYDESTGMLRDDTEYSNESINIEIEDEFNNLTGSTKASLQEETMNE, encoded by the coding sequence ATGAGTTCATTACAGGAACGGGGACTTAAAGATTTTATCTCAATTTGTGGAGAGAAGAGTGTAAACGGAACGATTATTCTGCTGGTTTTAACGTCATTACTTCTACTGCTCAACTGTAATTATTACATTTGTGGAACATTAGATAGTTTCAGACGATTTGCAGTATATTATACAAGGGAATTTAAGCATAAGATGTTAGGAAGGTGGCCACCACGCAGTGCAGTGGAGGAAGATTGGGTTATAAAACGAGGTGGGTATGTTGGAGGTTTGGCAAACGATGGTAACACATGTTTCATGAACTCTGTGTTGCAATCTCTAGCTTCTTCCAAACACTTGCTGAAGTTTTTAGATGAAGAAATAATTGGCGCTGTTGAAGCGACAGAGGATATCGAAATAGAGGAGAAGGCTCCTGTAGAAGATTCTGTAAGTGAAAAGGATCAGAACATCCAAAATCGTACTGTCAAGGGGAGAAAAAAGATTTATGGGAGGCAAGCTCGGAGACAAAGAAGCTCATCGGAGAGCAATGAAGATCCTTCTGCGCGGAAGATAGACTTTAGTCTAAGCTTGAAGGAACTAATGGATGTTTTGAATGCAAAGCACTATAGAAATAGACCATACTTTAAGACTAAAAAGTTGTTAAAAACCATGTCAAAGGCACCAAACAAGAACATTCTTTTGGGATACAACCAAGAAGATGCTCAAGAATTTTTTCAAACAATCCTATCAGAAATTGAAAAGGATCATCGCAGTGTGCATGGAAAACCTTCTAAAGATAATCAATCGGTTCCTGCAGATTTGTTGCCGGAGTCAGCTATCATGGCATCTGAGCATTTGGATAGAATCGGAACGGTTTATATTCCAACTGAGCAGATCCAACCCAATAGTGTGCTAGAAGATGAAACGAAGCATTACACACCATTTAGATTGATAACCCCACTTGACGGGATTACAGCGGAAAGAATAGGTTGCTTACAGTGTGGTGAGAATGGTGGGATTCGTTATTCATTGTTTTCTGGTTTATCTTTGAATTTGCCAAATGAAAATATTGGATCTACGATAAAACTCACAGATCTACTTCGTTCGTGGATTGAGCCGGAAATTATTGAAGGTGTTGAGTGCAACAGATGCGCGTTAACTGCTGTTCATGAACATTTGGTTGAGAAGATGAATGCTCTTGAAAAAACTGGTGATAGTACGGTTTCTAACAAGCTACGCACCTTGTTAAAGTCAAGAATAGGCCAATTGGACGCTATCTTATCCAAACCTGTGattgatgatgaagacTACAAAAAGCTTCACACCGAGAACATGGTCCGCAAGTGTTCAAAATCTAAGCAAATTTTAATTGCAAGACCACCTCCTTTGCTATCTATTCATATAAATAGGTCCGTTTTTGATCCTCACACGTTCATGATAAGAAAGAACAACTCCCGTGTATTATTCAAGACCAGGCTAAATTTAATGCCTTGGTGCTGTGACATTAATGCCATGAACTTGGATGCACGTCTCCCAATGTCAAATAAAGCGAACTGTGAACCTGAAGAATCCTCTGATGACGAGATCACTGACGGGGAATATTATAGTTCGCTACATCAGAAATTCCAAGCCGAATTcgaagaagatgatgatgaagaagaagacgatGATGCAGAAGAGAAGGAGACCTATATTCAACCAGCTAATAACCGTGACGTGCATAACTACGACCCGCTAGGGGGTGAAAATATCTTTTCAAGTGAAGACGAGGATGCAGATATCTCTCTACCGGTAGATTCTTTGGGAAATATTATCAAGAACCCTTCAGCACTCTCTTTAGATGACTTGCCATCTGATGAAAACATAGAAGATGCCTCTGAGGCGGATATTTTGGAGAAACCAGATAATGACGATGAGGATAGACAAAGTTCTGATGATAGAGAAGGCGCAGAGCCAAGTGAAAACTTTCCGCTGCCGCCCGCTCCAGAGTGCTCCGCAGGTGTCTCTGTTTCAAGTGGTCCTGTCGGTCCTCTGACATACTCGTTACGTTCCGTTATTGTGCACTATGGTTCCCATAACTACGGCCACTACATTGCATTCAGGAAGTTCCGCGGCGTATGGTGGAGGATTAGTGATGAAACCGTCTACATAGTCACTGAAGCTGAAGTTTTATCCACGCCTGGTGTTTTTATGTTGTTCTACGAGTACGATTACGATGAATCCACAGGCATGTTAAGGGATGATACAGAATATAGCAACGAGTCAATTAACATCGAAATAGAAGATGAATTTAACAACCTAACAGGCTCTACAAAAGCATCCCTTCAAGAGGAAACTATGAACGAGTAA
- a CDS encoding HDL241Cp (Syntenic homolog of Ashbya gossypii AGR386C; Syntenic homolog of Saccharomyces cerevisiae YNL015W (PBI2)): MSQKSYIVTLKQGADSSKIKDFVAESGGSVLYEYTLTNSLSVKLPEGPAGISALESQHSDNILDVEEDQEMKTCG, from the coding sequence ATGTCCCAAAAGTCCTACATCGTAACCCTTAAGCAGGGAGCAGACTCTTCCAAGATCAAGGATTTCGTCGCCGAATCTGGTGGCAGTGTTTTATACGAATACACACTGACTAACTCATTGAGTGTAAAGTTGCCTGAGGGCCCAGCTGGAATCTCAGCTTTGGAATCCCAGCATTCTGATAACATCTTAGATGTTGAGGAAGACCAGGAAATGAAGACTTGTGGTTGA
- the EXP1 gene encoding Exp1p (Syntenic homolog of Ashbya gossypii AGR388W; Syntenic homolog of Saccharomyces cerevisiae YDL121C) yields the protein MSIAAYLIVAFVVFFIVVSLPFISGIASYKINVSNGLGDKKHKSTDGKKLVEFQLSKGADLQRKHYDIDGKTGLKRRNIRKVDSNISSYDYDIEELIAEDEKMEQEENDRRYEQFKGKENERVEDLA from the coding sequence ATGAGCATTGCTGCGTACTTGATTGTGGCTTTTGTTGTCTTCTTCATAGTGGTGTCTCTACCTTTTATATCAGGTATAGCCTCCTACAAAATCAATGTCAGTAATGGTTTAGGTGATAAGAAACATAAATCTACGGATGGTAAGAAGCTTGTAGAGTTCCAGCTTAGTAAGGGAGCCGATTTGCAACGGAAACATTACGATATTGATGGGAAAACCGGGTTAAAAAGACGTAACATTCGTAAAGTTGATAGTAATATCTCATCTTATGACTATGATATTGAAGAGTTAATTGCTGAAGATGAGAAGATGGAACAAGAGGAAAATGATAGACGGTATGAACAGTTTAAAGGAAAAGAGAATGAAAGGGTTGAAGACTTGGCTTAG